A window of Mixophyes fleayi isolate aMixFle1 chromosome 10, aMixFle1.hap1, whole genome shotgun sequence contains these coding sequences:
- the LOC142104455 gene encoding polycystin-1-like protein 2, producing MKADIFLPGDIGLETPCLVLTHSAVIQKIPCLQQNGFICQTEGQSCNTERLQQSITSTAEKRVKSQIFARRTKRSVNSSAKVPDLLNMALQFVNTPTMGGNNLTDLLTRINSMMQEEEETSKTDLQNAVSLLNQLSLRLQFPDISSSSFFGNLSNVVYYGINSVFQSVLSSCSEIVWTPQEKQTMVDSALGILDNLEGAMLANLSEKVTLQTPMFSIYLNSVNTSEIGQQVLTFPIPVAEVVFPSHSALQPVVQSLSSVQIQMMSFQENPFTLNSSFNISGTVAGLTLLTGKQELSVHNLSDNFQIFLPQSSANTPSSIHTSSDQALKLSLVVAPTGSTLVIIVVANKGVHLDLYHGLTCVPKAQLAKQSVQDSHTWILSTGMFPDPTAEQKFLVSPTNTSGIQDLQLDVSVFTVDCAFWDPGLQTWRSDGCMVGPQTTLSKVQCLCNHLSFFGSSFLVLPVQIDVTRTAEYFSQISENPVIVVLVACFYFCYILALLWARRQDLRDHLQSRIIVPRDNDPCGLYRYLVTVGTGHRRGAGTSAKVCLSLSGLEGQFGPILLSDTRHEVFRKGNVDIFILSVPFPLGAVKSITLNHDGTGPHKSWYIAQVTVQDVQLKRSWHFLCNTWLSQPPRGDSLSKTFISPDDQELKSFRSIFLKRTLRGLRDEHIWISVLNHPARSVFTRVQKVSCCMCLLLCTIVINLMFWELPQATYPVLISMGSVILTWKDIMIAFESAILMFPVNLLIIYIFRNTRPKESGASGTKTKKDKQILNAKKSPTRPLNIATVLEDLSGLVRTLSQTSRNNLEVSLNQESNENFTILLQTISHLLHKQLTPGPMSISVPLAQLSSDELHALFCAHYVSRKLRKVLHDLQQLESQQLPEKQQYDEFIALLQPLLQVLEKSVPALPAKRPLQKQQVKRKRLPWWFLLIGWSLLISISVVSTYFTMMYGFLYGKQSSIRWIISMALSLFQSIFILQPLKVVGFAVFFALVLKKADEDEEDLLDGELGPSDEYQTCDETTL from the exons CTGACATTTTTCTACCTGGAGACATAGGGCTGGAGACACCCTGTTTGGTTTTGACACACTCAGCCGTCATACAGAAGATACCATGTCTACAACAAAATGGCTTCATCTGCCAGACAG AGGGGCAGAGCTGTAACACGGAGCGACTCCAACAGTCCATCACTTCTACCGCAGAAAAACGCGTCAAG AGCCAGATCTTTGCCAGAAGAACAAAGAGATCGGTGAACTCGAGTGCGAAGGTTCCGG ATCTCCTGAACATGGCACTGCAGTTTGTTAATACCCCAACTATGGGAGGAAACAACCTAACA GACCTGCTCACCCGTATCAATTCTATGATGCAAGAGGAAGAGGAAACAAGTAAAACTGATCTG CAAAATGCGGTCTCTCTCCTGAACCAATTAAGCCTCAGGCTGCAGTTTCCAGACATCAGCTCCTCCAGTTTCTTTGGCAATCTCAGCAATGTGGTGTACTATGGTATTAATAGCGTGTTTCAGTCTGTCTTATCATCGTGCTCCGAAATCGTATGGACACCGCAAGAG AAACAGACAATGGTAGACTCAGCTCTTGGTATACTGGATAACCTTGAGGGCGCTATGCTGGCCAATCTGAGTGAGAAGGTTACACTGCAGACCCCAATGTTCTCCATATACCTGAACAG TGTGAATACGTCAGAGATTGGTCAGCAGGTTCTAACTTTCCCCATTCCAGTGGCAGAAGTTGTATTTCCATCTCATTCTGCCCTGCAGCCAGTGGTACAGTCTCTCTCATCTGTTCAGATTCAG ATGATGAGTTTTCAGGAGAACCCGTTTACCTTGAACTCTTCATTCAATATCTCCGGTACTGTGGCCGGTTTGACGTTGCTGACTGGAAAACAAGAACTATCCGTTCACAACTTATCCGATAACTTCCAG ATCTTTCTCCCCCAAAGTTCTGCAAACACCCCGTCTTCGATCCATACTTCGTCTGATCAAGCTTTGAAGCTGTCCTTGGTGGTCGCCCCAACGGGAAGCACCTTGGTTATTATCGTCGTCGCTAACAAAGGTGTACATCTAGACCTGTACCATGGACTGACATGTGTGCCAAAAGCACAACTAGCAAAGCAAAGTGTCCAAG ACTCGCACACGTGGATTTTGTCCACAGGGATGTTCCCTGACCCCACTGCTGAACAGAAATTTCTCGTGTCCCCCACCAATACCTCTGGGATACAGGACCTGCAACTCGATGTCTCTGTATTCACCGTAGATTGTGCGTTCTGGGACCCAGGTCTTCAGACGTGGCGATCCGATGGCTGCATG GTAGGGCCGCAGACCACCCTATCAAAGGTCCAGTGCCTCTGCAATCACCTGTCCTTCTTTGGTTCATCGTTCCTGGTGCTCCCGGTGCAGATTGACGTCACCCGTACGGCAGAGTATTTCTCCCAGATCTCGGAGAATCCAGTCATCGTTGTACTAGTGGCGTGCTTTTATTTCTGCTACATACTTGCTCTACTTTGGGCGCGACGCCAGGATCTGAGGGACCACTTGCAG AGTCGAATTATTGTGCCCCGTGACAACGATCCTTGTGGACTGTACCGTTATCTCGTCACTGTGGGCACAGGGCACCGACGGGGGGCCGGTACCAGCGCCAAG GTGTGCCTGTCCCTCTCTGGCTTAGAGGGCCAGTTTGGCCCTATTCTGCTGTCAGACACCAGACACGAAGTGTTTAGAAAGGGTAACGTAGATATCTTTATTCTGTCTGTGCCATTCCCTCTGGGCGCAGTGAAGAGCATCACACTCAATCACGACGGCACAGGACCTCACAAAAGCTG GTACATTGCACAAGTTACTGTTCAGGATGTGCAGCTAAAAAGATCCTGGCACTTTCTGTGTAATACGTGGTTGTCCCAACCACCTAGAGGAGATTCCTTGAGCAAGACCTTCATCTCTCCCGATGACCAAGAACTAAAAAGTTTTAG GAGTATATTCTTGAAGAGAACGTTGAGGGGTTTGCGTGATGAACATATCTGGATCTCCGTCCTGAATCACCCAGCCCGTAGTGTGTTTACCCGTGTTCAGAAAGTGTCCTGCTGTATGTGTCTTCTACTTTGTACAATTGTCATTAATCTCATGTTCTGGGAGCTGCCTCAAGCCACCTATCCGGTGTTGATTAGTATGG GTAGTGTTATCCTGACATGGAAGGATATCATGATAGCTTTTGAAAGTGCTATCCTGATGTTTCCTGTCAACCTGCTCATCATCTACATCTTTCGAAACACTCGACCAAAGGAGAGTGGAGCCTCAGGGACCAAAACTAAAAAAGACAAACAAATTTTGAATGCCAAAAAGAGCCCAACCCGACCACTGAATATTGCCACTGTTCTGGAG GACCTGTCGGGCTTAGTGCGGACTCTGAGCCAAACTTCCCGGAATAACCTAGAAGTGTCCCTGAACCAAGAATCAAATGAAAATTTTACCATTCTCCTGCAGACCATCTCACACCTTCTACATAAGCAGCTAACACCTGGAC CCATGTCAATCTCGGTACCATTGGCTCAGCTCTCCAGCGATGAGTTACATGCCTTGTTCTGTGCACACTATGTCTCCCGAAAACTCAGGAAAGTGTTGCATGATCTTCAGCAGCTGGAAAGTCAGCAACTCCCAGAGAAACAACAATACGATGAGTTCATTGCATTACTGCAACCACTGCTGCAAGTCTTGGAAAAGTCTGTGCCTGCGCTGCCTGCAAAACG GCCCCTACAAAAGCAGCAGGTAAAGAGGAAGAGGCTTCCTTGGTGGTTCCTGCTGATTGGATGGTCCCTGCTGATCTCCATTAGTGTCGTGTCTACCTATTTCACCATGATGTACGGGTTCCTCTACGGGAAGCAGAGCTCCATCCGGTGGATCATCTCCATGGCTCTGTCCCTTTTCCAGAGCATCTTCATTCTGCAGCCTCTCAAG GTGGTGGGATTTGCAGTGTTCTTTGCTTTGGTCTTGAAGAAGGCGGACGAGGATGAAGAAGACCTGCTAGATGGGGAACTTGGACCATCAG ATGAATACCAGACCTGTGATGAAACAACATTGTGA